The DNA region CCTCGTACTCATCATCGTCGTCTTCATACTCGTCGTCATCTTCATCTTCATCTTCGTCTTCGTACTCGTCGTCGTCCTCTTCCTCGTCGTCATCGTAGTCGTCTTCATCTTCGTCCAACGCGAATTCGACCGCCCGGCTAGCGCCGGACCAATCGGCGAGGGCCCCGCTTACCGCGGCCCACGCAGGACGGTTGTCGGCGACCAAGTCGTCCGGATTCACCAACGTAGCGCTCATGTTCCGTTTCCCCCTCGCAGTCCATTCCCGGATGTGTTCGAGCCAAGTTAGTTCGACGTCGGCGATTGCCGGCGCAGACGGTCTGCTGCGGGCAGGTCGCTTAGGTCCCGCAGCCCAAAGCGTTGCAAGAACCGACGCGTCGTTCCGTAGAGCAAGGGGCGACCCAGCTCACGGGAGCGCCCGACGATACGCAATAAGTCCTTGTCGATCAACTGCCTTAGCAGCTCTCCGCACTGCACCCCGCGGATCGCCTCGACCTCGGCCCGCACCACCGGTTGTAGATACGCGGCAACGGCCAGGGTTTCCAGGGCGGGAGGGGTGAGCACGGGGTCCGCCTCGCGGTCGGTCAGCCGGTTGAGCCATGGGGCCAGTTTCGCCCGCGTGAGCAGTTGGTAGCCGCCGGCTACCTGCTGGATCTCCAGCGCGCTGCCGGCCGTGTCGTAGGCCTGCTGCAAACGGCGCACCAGCGCCTTGACCTCGCCCGCATCGGCCAGGCTCGCCAGCGTCGCCAGGCGGCCCAGCGTGAGGGGCTCGCGGGCCAGGAACAGCACCGCTTCGAGCCGCTGCACGCGGTCGTCTCCCGGCGTTTGGGGCGCCGGGG from Pirellulimonas nuda includes:
- the scpB gene encoding SMC-Scp complex subunit ScpB, which translates into the protein MRRPSSAALRAAPNPAAVGWRWRQRLAAGGAPPAPQTPGDDRVQRLEAVLFLAREPLTLGRLATLASLADAGEVKALVRRLQQAYDTAGSALEIQQVAGGYQLLTRAKLAPWLNRLTDREADPVLTPPALETLAVAAYLQPVVRAEVEAIRGVQCGELLRQLIDKDLLRIVGRSRELGRPLLYGTTRRFLQRFGLRDLSDLPAADRLRRQSPTSN